The Gammaproteobacteria bacterium DNA window CCGAAGCGATGACAGCAGCCGTACTGTCATCCGGAATCTTCCACCCGGACCTCACGCTCAATTCCACCTTGTAGCGCGTATGGTCGCCATCGCGCTCCGGGGTGATTTTTTCAATCTGGCCGACTTGAAACCCTTCATAGAACGTGCCGGTGCCGTACTTGAGACCGAAGACGTTGTCATAGTGAACGAAGTAGCGATCCGCCGGGCCGGTACTGCCGGTCAGCTTGTAGAGCAGCACCATGAACGCCACGCCCATGATGAGCACAAAAGCGCCGACCACCGTGTAATTGATGTGTTCCCGTCTCACAAATCAGTCCTCTCTAACCTTCGGTTAACCGGTGCAAGTATTCGTCCGCGTCGATCTCTTCATCGCGCGGGCGTCGGTTCAGCAGATCCTGCACCCGCGTATTGTCGCAATTGCGCACCTCATCGACCGTACCGGTCATCAGAATGCGGCCGTGATCGAGCACGGTGATGCGATCCGCAATCTTGAACGCGCTGTCGAGTTCGTGCGTGACCACCACGATGGTCATGCCCATGGCGTCACGCAGGCGCAGAATCAATTCATCCAGTTCGGCGGACACCACCGGATCCAAACCCGCCGAGGGCTCGTCGAAAAACAGCAGCTTGGGATCCATGATGATGGCGCGCGCCACGGCGGCACGCTTGATCATTCCGCCGGACAACTGCGCCGGCATCAGGTTCTCGAAACCCGCCAGGTTCACGACTTCAAGCTTGAGACGCGTCATGATGTTCATGGTCGCCTCATCAAGCTTGGCATGCTCGCGCAGCGGTAGCTTGATGTTCTCGCCCACGGTCATGGAGCTGAACAGCGCGCCACCCTGGAAGGCGACACCCATGCGCTTGCGCAGATCATGCACGGTATTCGCAGGGGCACGGGTGATATCCACGCCCAGGATGCGGATGTGGCCGGAGGTCGGCAGGTTCAGGCCCAGCAGATGGCGCAGCAGCGTGCTCTTGCCGGAGCCGCTGCCGCCCATGATGATCATGATCTCGCCGGACTCCACCTGCATATTGATCTGATCCAGGATTTTGCGGCTGCCGTAGTGGGCGACCAGTTCGTTCACTTCGATCACGGGCCGTGTGGCGGTGGCATTCATGGGTGCGGGTCGGTGACTAGCGGTTCAGAAAATAAGTAAACAACATGTCCGCCACCACGATATACGAAATCGAGAGCACGACGGAGCGCGTCGTGGCCCTGCCCACACCCTCGGCACCGCCCGTGACCTGGAACCCGTTGCTGATGCCAACGACGGTGATGATCGTGCCGAATACCAGGCTTTTTTGCAGCCCCTGCATGACGTCGTCGACTTCCAGCGCATCCAGCGTGCGATCAACATAGGCATTGTAGCTCAAGCCCAATTCCAGATTGGTAAACACCGAGCCGCCAAACAGGCCTGACAGATCGGCCAGATAGGTCAGCGCCGGCAACATGACCAGCATCGCCGCCAGGACCGGTGAGGACAAATAACGCACGGGATTGACGCTCATGACACGCAGGGCGTCGATCTCCTGCGAGACCTGCATGGTGCCGATGCGCGCCGCCAGCGCCGATCCCGAGCGTCCCGCCACCACGATGGCGGTGATGAGGGCGCCGAATTCCCGCGTCACCGACAGCGCGATGCCGGTCACGACCTGCTCCTCGGCGCCGAAGGTCTTGAGCGTGTGGATGCCCTGGATGGCGAGCATGATGCCGATGGTGAACGACAGGATGAACACGATGGGGATCGCGGCGACGCCGATGGTCATCATCTGCGCCGCGATGGACGGCGGCCGCACCGGCTGATGGCGGAACGGCCCGGCGATAAGCCAGTAGATGCTCTCCAGAAACAGAAGAAAATAGTAACCGAACTCTTCAACGGCCTCGACCGTGACGCGGCCCAGCTGCTCGAGTGCGGAGGGATGATGGGTGTGGGCGTCGGCCATCCGCCGCCTCACACGTCTGCCTTGGCGCGATCAGCCACGGTGGCGTGGATGGGAAACACCTTGTCGAGCCGCGCCAGTTTGAGCACGTTCAGCGCCGATCCGCTCACGCCGACAAGCCCGAATTTCAGCTTCTTTTTTTTGGCAGTCTGGTAGCCTTCCACCAGGCTGGCCACGCCGGAACTGTCGATGTAGGTCACGCGCGACAAGTCCACCAGGACATTCTTGGCGTTTTTAAGACAGGATAAGATGACGCTGCGGGCCTCCGGGGAGCAGGACAAGTCCACGTCACCCGTCAATTCGACCACCGCATAGCCGCTGTCGTCGCGGACCTGATAAGACATCGTGACATCCCCTCGTTTTTTTCTTTGCCGGCGCGGTTCGTCCGCTGCTCAGCCTATTTTTTTCTTCATCTTGAGATAATTGCCGCATTCCGCCGGGAGGTGGCCATAGACCCAATCATCCATGATGGTCTGAATGAAATGTGTTCCCAGACCCCCGGGCCGCAGATCGTCCAGATCACGCGGCTTGATGTTGCTGATATCAACGGGCGCGGCAAAATCCCGCACCTCAAATTCCAACTCACGGCCATTATTGAGGATTTCAAGAATAATTTCACCTGAGCAGTCGCCACCGTAGGCATGCTGTATGACATTCATGCAGGCCTCGTTGACGGCCAGCACCAGACTATCGGCCAGCTCCCGGCCACAGCCGCTGCGGTCCACCGCCTCGCGGACCCGCTCACGCACTTCCCTGAGTTCGACGGGATTGGAACGAAATCTCATTTCCAACAAAGGATTAGACATCGCCGCCTCCACCCGCCGGTCGACCAGCATCAAGGTAATGTCATCGCGCTGTTTCTGCCCCATATGCCGCACCGAACCCACCAGCTCCTTCAGCCGCGTGCGGGGCTCAAGTCCGGCATGGCGTTTGATGAGCGCAATCAATCCCGTGGTTTCCAGCGGCCGCCCTTCTTCGTCCAGGGCCTCGGTGACGCCGTCGGTGTACAGATAAAGTGAACCACCGTGCAGATCCAGGCGGGTGACCGGGAATTCCGCGCCCGGCAGCACACCCACCGGCGGCCCTTCGGCCTCAATTTCGCCAAACTCGCCGGCGCGGTTGCGATACAGCACGGGCAGATGGCCGGCATTCACCAGCGTCACGGTGTCATCACGCGGATCCAGAACGCCGACCACCAGCGTCACAAACATGCCATGCGAGGCGGTCTCGCAGATCTCGTCATTCACCCTGGCCACCAGCGCGCTCAAATCCGGAATGGTCTTGGCCAGGCAGCGCAGCAGCCCGCCGGTCTTGGCCATCCACAGGGCCGTGTTCATGCCCTTGCCCGAGACGTCCGCGAGATTGAAATGGATGCGCCCATCCGGCAGGGCGAAATAGTCGTAAAAATCGCCGGAGACCTCGCGCGCCGGGAAATTGATGGCCACCACCGGCAGGGCACCCTCCGCCACCTTGGGCAGCAGATTGACCTGCACCTCGCGCACCAGTTCCAGTTCCTTGCGCATGCGCTCCTGCTCGACCAGCGCCTCGGCGATGCGGGCGTTGTGGATCGCCAGCGCCGCCGCGGCGGCCAGTGCAATCAATATATGTTCATCCTCGCTGTCAAACAGGCCGTCGCCGCTCTTTTTGTTGATCAGTTCCAGCGCGCCGAGACGCTGGCCGCGCACGGTCAACGGCGCGCACAGGATGGAGCGGGTGATGAAACCAGTGTCGGCATCCACGGCGGCCATGAAGGCGGCCTCCTTCTGCACGTCGCGCACCATCTGGCAGCGCTGTTCGCGCACCGTCTTGCCGACGATGCCCTGATCGGCGGCAATGCGCAGCCCCGTGATGTCCACCGGCCCGGCGCACTGCTGGCAGGCCAGCTCCGTTTCCTCCTTCTCGAGCAGAAAAATGGAGGCCGCCTCGGCGTCCATGTATTCGATGAAGGTGGCAATGGCGTGACGCAGGGTTTCGCGCAGATCCAGCGAGGTGGCAAAATTCTGAATCACCTCGGCCAGCACTTCCAGCCGCTGCTCCAGTCGTGTGCGCGTCTCCACCATCGCCGGGTCCTTACGCCGCCTTCCTGGATGAAGCCATGAAGCGCCCTTTATCCTTCCAGCCGCATACATCCCGAATCACGCACTCGCCGCAACGCGGCCTGCGCGCCATGCAGACATAGCGTCCGTGCAGGATCAACCAGTGATGCGCATCATGCAGGTACTTTGGTGGCACGCGCTTGAGCAGGCCCTGTTCGACCTCCCACACCGTTTTGCCGGGCGCCAGCCCCGTGCGATTGGCGACGCGGAAGATGTGTGTGTCCACGGCAATGGTCGGCTGTCCGAAGGCCGTGTTCAGGATCACGTTGGCCGTCTTGCGGCCCACACCCGGCAAATTCTCCAGTGCATCGCGATCCGCGGGTACCCGGCCGTCGTGCTCTTCCAGCAGCAGCCTGCAGGTCTTGAGGATGTTCTTCGCTTTGGTGTTGTAGAGACCGATGGTCTTGATATAACGCTTCAAACCGCGCTCGCCCAGCGCCAGGATGGCCGCCGGCGTGTTGGCTACGCGGTATAGCTCGCGAGTGGCCTTGTTTACGCTGACATCGGTGGCCTGTGCCGACAGGATCACGGCAATTAGTAATTCAAACGGGCTCTGGTATTGCAATTCCGTGCGCGGTTCCGGATTGAGGACGCGCAACCGTTCGAACAATGTTTCACGCTGGGCGGGATTCAAACGCACGGATTACACCGGGCGTTCAGCAGTTGGCGGTGGGGTCAGCCGGCGATGGAGGGCGAGCACCACCCCCAGCAACAGCAAGGCGCCGGGCGGCAGGGCGGCGACCGCCAGTCCCTCATCCCCCGGCCACAGGCGCAGCGTGAATTCCGGTGACAACGTTGGTAAAAGTTGGTCGGCGTCGCGCAGGAGCGTGCCATAGGCCAGCACTTCGCGCGCCGCCGAGAACGGGATCAGAAACATCGCCATGGCCGCGGCAATGCCGGCACCGCTTCGGAGACCCGCGACAACGGATTGACGGCCGGCGGATTCGGCGGAATGCGCCATCAGCAGGCAACAACCCGCCATCACCGGCACGTAGATGCCGAGTTGCACGGCCATATCGAGGCGGAAGGTTTTCAGCAACAAAGTGACCATGCCCACACCCGTGGCCAGAAATAACGCGTGACAGATCGGGCGCGCCTCCGGCGGGATCAGATAACGGGTGCCCGACACCAGTCCGGAGGTCCACAAACTCACCACCATCAACAGCAACGTCAGCGTGATGCCGTCGATCAGCCGTGTTGAAACGGCCAGCAACGGACACAATCCCAGCAGCCGGACAAGCAGCGGGTTCTGCCGCCACAATACATCACAGCCATGCATGCAGGGGTTTGGGGATGACATCGGTCAGGTCGCTCCGGAGTTGGCATGCCCAAGCATCAGACTGCGGGCCATTATACTATGCGTTTTAAACCAACAGGTTGATGCGAATGGAATACGCGACCCTTTACTTGAAGAAAAACGAAGATCGCCGGTTGCGCGCCGGCCATGTCTGGGTGTTCAGCAACGAAGTAGACATTGCCCGCAGCCCGCTCACGGTATTCCAGCCCGGCCAACCCGTCCGCGTTCTGGCCCACAGCGGCCGGCCGCTCGGCACCGGTTACGTCAATCCGCGCTCGCTGATCAGCGTCCGCCTGGTCAGCACAAATCCGGCCGCGCCCCACTCACCCGCATTGATCCATGAACGCCTGCAATCCGCCCTGCGTTTGCGCGAGAGATTCTACACGGAGCCCTACTACCGCCTGGCCCACGCCGAAAGCGACGGCCTGCCCGGCCTCATCATTGATCGTTACGGTGAAATCCTGGTGGTGCAGATCAACACCGCCGGCATGGAGGTCATGCGAGCGACAATCATCGACAGCCTGCGCGAATTGTTGCAACCCACGGGCATACTGCTGCGCAACGATGGCGCCAGCCGCGCGCTGGAGGGCCTGCCGGGCGAAATCGAAGCCGCTCACGGCGAAGTGCCCGCGGTTTTGACCATCATCGAAAACAGCTGCCGGTTCAAGGTTGCCATGCGCGAGGGACAGAAGACCGGTTGGTTTTACGACCACCGCGCCAACCGCGCGCGGCTGCCCGACTACGTCAAAGGCCGGCGCGTACTGGACGTGTTCAGCTATCTGGGCGGCTGGGGCATACAGGCCGCCGCCGCGGGCGCCGCGCAGGTGCATTGTGTCGAAGCCTCCGCCACCGCCGCGGAATTCATCCGCGATAACGCCGCCTTGAACAATATCGGTGAAGCGCTCACTGTCGACGTGGAGGACGCCTTCACGGCGCTGAAAAACCTGCGCGAATCGAACAAGCGATTCGATGTTGTCATTCTCGATCCGCCCGCTTTCGTCAAGCGTAAAAAGGACACGGAACAAGGCATGGAGGCGTATCAGCGCCTCAACACGCTGGCCATGCAGGTGTTGAATGAGGACGGGATCGTCATCAGCGCCTCGTGCTCATCGCACGTCACGGCCGCGGATTTTCGCAACGTAGTGCGGCAGGCGGGGCTCAAGGCGCATTGCACGCTGAGAATACTGGAACAGGGGCATCAGGCCCTCGATCACCCCATCCATCCCGCCATCCCCGAGACGGAGTATCTTAAAACCCTGTTTCTGTACGCCTCATCCTCGTGAGTTTTACATTCTCAAAAACTCAAGGATGTGGATGACGGTCCCGCCGGATTGAGACCATGATTAGAATATCCAGGCTGCTCAGACTGTGCGTTATTGCCGCATTGATACTGCTGCTGTTGTGGATCTATGCGCCGCCATTCATGGACACCCTGCGCGACAACGCATGCATGCAGCCCGTGGCAAAGAAAAAGTACGTGGAAGCCTTCAAAGGATGTTCCAAACGCGCCCAGGAAGGCAGCCTGCCGGCCAGATTGATGCTGGGGAAGCTCTACGAAGACGGCCGGGGAACGTTACAGGACTATGCCAAGGCCGAGGAAAACTATCTCGCGGTGGCAAACGCCAGAGACCAGCTTTATACGGTAGCCGCCTTGAGTCTGGGCGATCTCTACAAACGACCGGATTTTGAAAAGGGCGGCCCCGAAAAATCCGCCTACTGGTACCGGCAAGCCGCGGATAACGGAGATAAACAGGCGCAAGTGCAATATGGCGCCATGTTGATACTGGGTCATGGCGTCATAAAAAACATCCCCCTGGCCAAAACCTATCTTGAGAAGGCCGCCCTGGCCGGAGATGGAAACGCAAAGACCCTGCTGGAGCAACTTAAGAACAAAGAAAAAGCAAAATAATAAAAGCCGGACTCGTTATTAGTGACCGACGGCGCCAAAAACCTTGCGGAGGATGCTGACAGACTGTCCCATGGGGTCTTTGCGAATGGCGCGCTCCTCCTCGCCCATCATCAGAAATAATCCATCCAGCGCCTTTTGCGTGACGTAACCCTCAACACTGCTTTGGTCTTTGCTCAGTAATCCCAACTGCGATGCCGAACCGGCGTAGGTGTTGTATTTCTTTGCAACGTCGAGCTTGTCAGTCGCGGCCTTGACGATGGGCAGGAACTTCTGGGTCAACGGCGCGGTGGTGGTCTTCTTGAAATACTGCGTCACCGAGTCATCGCCGCCGGTCAGCAGCGCCTTGGCATCCTCCACGCTCATGCCCTTGACGGCATCCAAAAGGATCGGCTTGGCCTCCGGCACTGCCTGCTCGGCGGCATGGTTCATGGTCGTGATCAGGTCATCCGCCTGCCTGCCCATACCGGCCATCCGCATCCATTTCTCCGCCTTCTTGAGCGGCCCGGGCAGAGGGATCTTGACCTTGGGATTGCCCAAAAACCCGTTGGGTACGCCGAGCTTGCCGACCGCCGCCGTCACACCCTGGGACAGGGCCTCGCGTATGCCGCTGTCGGCTTCGCTGCCGGTCAGGTCCGCCACGCCCAGCGCCCAGACCATGGGCGCCAGTAATAGTGCACCACAACATGCAATGAATCCGCGCATCGTTTATGCTTTCTTCAAATAATTTGCCGAACCCAGTATAACGCCGTTGCTAGGGGGAATTTGACGTAATGCGGATTGGCGTTCTGGCCCTGGTGGTCATGCTGCTGTCCGGATGCGCGGGCACGCCGCAGGCGCCGGCGCCAGTGGTCGATCTCAATGCACCGCCCGGGTACGCACCCCATCCCCCCCCACCGCTGCCGGCGCCACCCAGCACGCCGCTCGCTGAGTTACTGTCCTACGCCACCAGTCTGCGTGGTGTCAGCTATCATCCGGGCGGGACGTCACCACAACAAGGCTTCGATTGCAGTGGCTTCGTCCGGCACGTGTATGGCCGCTGGGGTGTATCATTGCCGCACAACGCGGATGAGATGGCGCGCAGCCTGCCGCCCATACTGCCGGCGGATCCGCGTCCGGGTGATCTGGTGTTCTTCAACACCCTCGGCCGCGCCCATTCGCATGTCGGCATCTATCTGGGAAAGGATGAATTCATCCATGCCCCCAGCAGCCGCAGCGAAACGGTGATGGTATCCAGCCTCCAGGACAGCTACTGGCGCAAGCGCCTCGATGGGGTGCGCCGCCCCTCAATCGCACCGGCGCAAACCGCGAAATAACCTCAACGCGCGGCGGTGATTTCGTCGTGGTGGGCGGCGTACAAAGCCAGTGCCTGATGCAGGGCATTGGTTGTCACGCGCGAGGTGATGGTCGCACCGCTCAGCGCGTCAAAATCGCCGCCGTCCTGCTTGACCGACCACCGCTCCGCGGGAGGATTACCCAGCGAGCGCCCACCGAATTGCGACAACCAGCCGGAATGGCGCGGATCGACGTTGGCGCCCAGTCCCGGCGTTTCATGCTGCTCCAGCACCCGTACGGCGCGCAGCCGCCCGTCCGCCTCCACGCCGATCATCAGGCGCAGCGGCGCGTTGTAGCCCGGCGTGGTGATGATCGCAAGCGCCGCGCCGATCAGCGCCTTCCCCTTCCTTGCCGGGTAGATCGTCAGTGGCTCGGTGCCGCCGAAATAATCCGGATCGGTGAATTGCACCGCTTCTTTCAGCACGTCATTGTCATAATCCGGCGGCAATACCTGCCGCAGATCGCGCAGGAGATGCTGCTCAGCCGCCAGTCCGGCACGCGCGGAGGTGTAATTGTCGACGCTTTTCAATACCGCGCCGGAAAACAAACTCACAATCAATACGGCAAGCGGCGTGCGCCAGGATCGCAAACGGCCGTTCACGATCGCGCCCCCAGAATGCGCGGCTGGGTATGGCGCTCGATGAATGGCGCGGCGCCGTTCATGATCAGCACCGCAAAGGCCACCCCGTCGGGATAGTTTCCGAAGGTGCGGATGAGATAGATCAACAGCCCGACGGCTATGCCGAACAGCAACCGGCCGCGCTGCGTGCCGGGCGCGGACACCGGATCGGTGGCCACGAAAAAGGCGCCCAGCATGGTGGCCCCGCTGAAGAGATGCAGGAGCGGCGGGGCATAACGATCGCCATCCGCCAGATGAAAAACAGTGGCGATGATAAACAGCGCCGACAGCAGCGCCGCTGGAATTTGCCAGCGGATCACCCCGATCCTAAGCAACCACAATCCACCCACGAAT harbors:
- a CDS encoding ATP-binding cassette domain-containing protein; translated protein: MNATATRPVIEVNELVAHYGSRKILDQINMQVESGEIMIIMGGSGSGKSTLLRHLLGLNLPTSGHIRILGVDITRAPANTVHDLRKRMGVAFQGGALFSSMTVGENIKLPLREHAKLDEATMNIMTRLKLEVVNLAGFENLMPAQLSGGMIKRAAVARAIIMDPKLLFFDEPSAGLDPVVSAELDELILRLRDAMGMTIVVVTHELDSAFKIADRITVLDHGRILMTGTVDEVRNCDNTRVQDLLNRRPRDEEIDADEYLHRLTEG
- a CDS encoding ABC transporter permease — protein: MADAHTHHPSALEQLGRVTVEAVEEFGYYFLLFLESIYWLIAGPFRHQPVRPPSIAAQMMTIGVAAIPIVFILSFTIGIMLAIQGIHTLKTFGAEEQVVTGIALSVTREFGALITAIVVAGRSGSALAARIGTMQVSQEIDALRVMSVNPVRYLSSPVLAAMLVMLPALTYLADLSGLFGGSVFTNLELGLSYNAYVDRTLDALEVDDVMQGLQKSLVFGTIITVVGISNGFQVTGGAEGVGRATTRSVVLSISYIVVADMLFTYFLNR
- a CDS encoding STAS domain-containing protein, whose translation is MSYQVRDDSGYAVVELTGDVDLSCSPEARSVILSCLKNAKNVLVDLSRVTYIDSSGVASLVEGYQTAKKKKLKFGLVGVSGSALNVLKLARLDKVFPIHATVADRAKADV
- a CDS encoding SpoIIE family protein phosphatase, with the protein product MVETRTRLEQRLEVLAEVIQNFATSLDLRETLRHAIATFIEYMDAEAASIFLLEKEETELACQQCAGPVDITGLRIAADQGIVGKTVREQRCQMVRDVQKEAAFMAAVDADTGFITRSILCAPLTVRGQRLGALELINKKSGDGLFDSEDEHILIALAAAAALAIHNARIAEALVEQERMRKELELVREVQVNLLPKVAEGALPVVAINFPAREVSGDFYDYFALPDGRIHFNLADVSGKGMNTALWMAKTGGLLRCLAKTIPDLSALVARVNDEICETASHGMFVTLVVGVLDPRDDTVTLVNAGHLPVLYRNRAGEFGEIEAEGPPVGVLPGAEFPVTRLDLHGGSLYLYTDGVTEALDEEGRPLETTGLIALIKRHAGLEPRTRLKELVGSVRHMGQKQRDDITLMLVDRRVEAAMSNPLLEMRFRSNPVELREVRERVREAVDRSGCGRELADSLVLAVNEACMNVIQHAYGGDCSGEIILEILNNGRELEFEVRDFAAPVDISNIKPRDLDDLRPGGLGTHFIQTIMDDWVYGHLPAECGNYLKMKKKIG
- the nth gene encoding endonuclease III, which codes for MNPAQRETLFERLRVLNPEPRTELQYQSPFELLIAVILSAQATDVSVNKATRELYRVANTPAAILALGERGLKRYIKTIGLYNTKAKNILKTCRLLLEEHDGRVPADRDALENLPGVGRKTANVILNTAFGQPTIAVDTHIFRVANRTGLAPGKTVWEVEQGLLKRVPPKYLHDAHHWLILHGRYVCMARRPRCGECVIRDVCGWKDKGRFMASSRKAA
- a CDS encoding Rnf-Nqr domain containing protein, which gives rise to MSSPNPCMHGCDVLWRQNPLLVRLLGLCPLLAVSTRLIDGITLTLLLMVVSLWTSGLVSGTRYLIPPEARPICHALFLATGVGMVTLLLKTFRLDMAVQLGIYVPVMAGCCLLMAHSAESAGRQSVVAGLRSGAGIAAAMAMFLIPFSAAREVLAYGTLLRDADQLLPTLSPEFTLRLWPGDEGLAVAALPPGALLLLGVVLALHRRLTPPPTAERPV
- a CDS encoding class I SAM-dependent rRNA methyltransferase; protein product: MEYATLYLKKNEDRRLRAGHVWVFSNEVDIARSPLTVFQPGQPVRVLAHSGRPLGTGYVNPRSLISVRLVSTNPAAPHSPALIHERLQSALRLRERFYTEPYYRLAHAESDGLPGLIIDRYGEILVVQINTAGMEVMRATIIDSLRELLQPTGILLRNDGASRALEGLPGEIEAAHGEVPAVLTIIENSCRFKVAMREGQKTGWFYDHRANRARLPDYVKGRRVLDVFSYLGGWGIQAAAAGAAQVHCVEASATAAEFIRDNAALNNIGEALTVDVEDAFTALKNLRESNKRFDVVILDPPAFVKRKKDTEQGMEAYQRLNTLAMQVLNEDGIVISASCSSHVTAADFRNVVRQAGLKAHCTLRILEQGHQALDHPIHPAIPETEYLKTLFLYASSS
- a CDS encoding tetratricopeptide repeat protein, which codes for MDTLRDNACMQPVAKKKYVEAFKGCSKRAQEGSLPARLMLGKLYEDGRGTLQDYAKAEENYLAVANARDQLYTVAALSLGDLYKRPDFEKGGPEKSAYWYRQAADNGDKQAQVQYGAMLILGHGVIKNIPLAKTYLEKAALAGDGNAKTLLEQLKNKEKAK
- a CDS encoding DUF4197 domain-containing protein, whose protein sequence is MRGFIACCGALLLAPMVWALGVADLTGSEADSGIREALSQGVTAAVGKLGVPNGFLGNPKVKIPLPGPLKKAEKWMRMAGMGRQADDLITTMNHAAEQAVPEAKPILLDAVKGMSVEDAKALLTGGDDSVTQYFKKTTTAPLTQKFLPIVKAATDKLDVAKKYNTYAGSASQLGLLSKDQSSVEGYVTQKALDGLFLMMGEEERAIRKDPMGQSVSILRKVFGAVGH
- a CDS encoding NlpC/P60 family protein — its product is MRIGVLALVVMLLSGCAGTPQAPAPVVDLNAPPGYAPHPPPPLPAPPSTPLAELLSYATSLRGVSYHPGGTSPQQGFDCSGFVRHVYGRWGVSLPHNADEMARSLPPILPADPRPGDLVFFNTLGRAHSHVGIYLGKDEFIHAPSSRSETVMVSSLQDSYWRKRLDGVRRPSIAPAQTAK
- a CDS encoding RnfABCDGE type electron transport complex subunit G gives rise to the protein MNGRLRSWRTPLAVLIVSLFSGAVLKSVDNYTSARAGLAAEQHLLRDLRQVLPPDYDNDVLKEAVQFTDPDYFGGTEPLTIYPARKGKALIGAALAIITTPGYNAPLRLMIGVEADGRLRAVRVLEQHETPGLGANVDPRHSGWLSQFGGRSLGNPPAERWSVKQDGGDFDALSGATITSRVTTNALHQALALYAAHHDEITAAR